In Hamadaea flava, a genomic segment contains:
- a CDS encoding MurR/RpiR family transcriptional regulator, whose protein sequence is MTTVSSGAAASGSGALRDTPPIDADSLLARLRGLLPSLPDSEQAVGRLVIEQPSEIARASISELARRAGTSATTVTRFCRDVGLTGYHELRLLLAVAVDRQQSAGRHVPIGAETDIAPEDNFPAITQKMAHAAQRAIQDTVDTFDLEALSAAVDALNRAHRVYLYGVGSSDVVVADLDHKLSHLGLTCLAYSDVHRAVASAAHLSAQDVVIAVSHSGRTVEVLDPVRVAKQRGATTLAITNYPRSPLAEMSDIVLASAGRESIFFRTGATVSRIAQLYVADCLFAALAQRRGDQTWEAFDRAHDAVSSRHSAGRTNNRVRGSRT, encoded by the coding sequence ATGACGACTGTTTCCTCCGGCGCGGCCGCCTCCGGTTCGGGTGCGCTGCGCGACACCCCGCCGATCGACGCCGACTCCCTGCTGGCCCGCCTCCGGGGCCTGCTGCCCTCGCTGCCCGACTCTGAGCAGGCGGTCGGCCGGCTCGTCATCGAGCAGCCGTCGGAGATCGCCCGGGCCAGCATCTCCGAGCTGGCCCGGCGAGCCGGCACGTCGGCCACGACGGTCACCCGGTTCTGCCGCGACGTCGGCCTGACCGGCTACCACGAGCTGCGGCTGCTGCTGGCCGTGGCGGTCGACCGGCAGCAGTCGGCCGGCCGGCACGTGCCGATCGGCGCGGAGACCGACATCGCGCCGGAGGACAACTTCCCGGCCATCACCCAGAAGATGGCCCACGCCGCGCAGCGCGCCATCCAGGACACTGTGGACACGTTCGACCTGGAGGCGCTGTCGGCGGCGGTCGACGCCCTGAACCGGGCGCACCGGGTCTACCTCTACGGCGTCGGCTCCAGCGACGTCGTCGTGGCCGACCTCGACCACAAGCTGTCCCACCTGGGGCTCACCTGTCTGGCGTACTCCGACGTGCACCGCGCGGTCGCGTCCGCGGCGCATCTGAGCGCCCAGGACGTCGTCATCGCGGTGTCGCACTCGGGGCGCACCGTCGAAGTGCTCGACCCGGTCCGCGTGGCGAAGCAGCGGGGCGCCACGACCCTGGCCATCACCAACTACCCCCGCTCACCCCTGGCTGAGATGAGCGACATCGTGCTGGCCAGCGCCGGACGGGAGAGCATCTTCTTCCGCACCGGCGCGACCGTCAGCCGGATCGCTCAGCTCTACGTCGCCGACTGTCTGTTCGCCGCGCTCGCGCAGCGTCGCGGTGATCAGACGTGGGAGGCGTTCGACCGCGCGCACGACGCGGTCTCGTCCCGACACTCTGCAGGCAGGACCAACAACCGTGTACGTGGAAGTCGAACCTGA